A single Cryomorphaceae bacterium DNA region contains:
- a CDS encoding aminotransferase class I/II-fold pyridoxal phosphate-dependent enzyme produces MNHFNPADQVLDLQNFGEFGGVNPSITDSSTFTFLQAETMEELFEIEKEGCYLYSRHTNPSNKYLADALAAMEGTEAAHASASGMGSISSVLMHLCGQGDEIISARTVYGGSYAFMKNFLPRFGVQTHFVDISDLDAVRSRITENTKVIYTEAISNPLLEVADIPALAKLAKEFNLKLVVDNTFSPMVLSPAIHGADVVIHSLTKFINGTSDAVGGVTCGSKELVAGMMDVNAGSSMLLGPVLDGLRSASMLKNLRSLHIRMKQHSRNALYLAERFEQIGLRVYYPGLTSHPQHDLMKALYNEDFGFGGMLMIDAQSHELSYRLMEHMQNANIGYLAVSLGFSKTLFSNPGGSTSSEFTEEEMKAMGLSGGLVRMSVGLDHDIERTYQKMLESFKAVGLVD; encoded by the coding sequence ATGAATCACTTCAACCCCGCAGATCAAGTTCTTGACCTACAGAACTTTGGTGAATTTGGAGGCGTAAATCCTTCCATTACAGATTCCAGCACCTTTACCTTCCTTCAGGCCGAAACCATGGAGGAACTCTTTGAAATAGAAAAGGAGGGTTGCTATCTCTATTCACGCCACACGAACCCTAGTAACAAGTATTTAGCGGACGCCTTGGCGGCTATGGAAGGAACTGAAGCGGCTCATGCATCTGCTTCAGGGATGGGGTCCATCAGCTCAGTACTCATGCATTTATGCGGACAGGGCGATGAAATAATCAGCGCAAGAACCGTCTACGGAGGTAGCTATGCGTTCATGAAGAATTTCTTGCCGCGCTTCGGCGTTCAGACTCATTTTGTGGACATTTCAGACTTGGATGCTGTTCGTTCAAGAATAACTGAAAACACAAAGGTGATCTACACGGAAGCCATCAGTAATCCGCTACTCGAAGTTGCGGACATCCCAGCGTTGGCGAAGTTGGCAAAGGAGTTCAACTTAAAATTGGTCGTGGATAACACCTTCTCACCTATGGTGCTAAGCCCGGCTATCCATGGAGCTGATGTGGTGATTCACTCCTTAACTAAATTCATCAACGGTACCAGTGATGCTGTAGGTGGTGTCACCTGTGGCTCAAAGGAACTAGTAGCGGGCATGATGGATGTGAATGCCGGATCTTCAATGCTTCTTGGTCCTGTTTTAGATGGACTCCGTTCTGCAAGCATGTTAAAGAATTTGAGAAGCTTACACATCCGTATGAAGCAGCACAGTCGGAACGCACTTTACTTGGCGGAGCGATTTGAGCAAATTGGCCTACGCGTGTACTATCCGGGCTTGACTTCTCATCCACAGCACGATTTGATGAAAGCGCTCTACAATGAAGACTTTGGTTTTGGTGGAATGCTGATGATTGACGCACAGTCTCATGAGCTAAGCTATCGCTTAATGGAACACATGCAGAATGCCAATATTGGCTATTTAGCGGTCAGTTTAGGCTTTTCAAAGACCTTGTTCAGTAATCCTGGAGGCAGTACCAGCTCTGAGTTTACAGAAGAAGAAATGAAAGCCATGGGACTCAGCGGAGGACTCGTCCGCATGTCCGTAGGATTAGACCACGACATTGAGCGTACGTACCAAAAGATGCTCGAGAGCTTTAAAGCCGTTGGATTAGTGGACTAA
- a CDS encoding geranylgeranylglycerol-phosphate geranylgeranyltransferase gives MAMALNGKLIWSFLRLIRAKNLLIVALTQYLIYWSLILPYGIPIALSPLQFSLLVLSTVLVAAGGYVINDYMDVKTDEINHGDVIVGTVIKRRAAIAWHAGLTFTGVVLGLYLSYLLNIWYLYLIHPFAAVALWYYSMTLKREFLLGNLLVSGMTALTVLIVPLFLILPALSGPFLQNQRTLFLIVCGYALFAFLANLIREIIKDLEDVPGDSAQGFKTMAIQIGPTGTKILLGSLIAAMLVLVGIVSFKLLADSTGPLIYTIVLVVVPSVLLLYQVLTAESPKDYGRASTLTKVIMLFGIVSMWAFNLLSGI, from the coding sequence ATGGCGATGGCTTTGAATGGTAAGCTCATCTGGTCCTTTTTGCGGCTCATTCGCGCTAAGAACCTACTAATTGTTGCTCTGACGCAATATCTGATTTATTGGAGTCTCATCTTGCCCTACGGAATTCCGATAGCCCTCTCCCCTCTTCAATTCTCCTTGCTGGTATTATCTACTGTTCTTGTTGCTGCAGGTGGCTATGTCATCAACGACTACATGGACGTCAAGACCGACGAAATCAATCATGGTGATGTCATTGTCGGAACGGTTATCAAACGAAGAGCTGCTATTGCTTGGCACGCCGGCCTTACATTTACAGGCGTCGTTCTAGGATTGTATCTGTCCTATCTCTTGAACATTTGGTATTTATATCTCATACATCCCTTTGCTGCCGTAGCTCTTTGGTACTATAGCATGACCTTGAAACGCGAATTCCTATTGGGAAACCTACTGGTTTCTGGAATGACCGCCTTAACGGTGCTTATCGTGCCTCTTTTTCTGATCTTACCGGCCTTGAGCGGACCCTTTCTTCAAAACCAACGAACACTCTTTTTGATTGTCTGCGGTTATGCCCTATTCGCTTTTCTCGCCAATTTGATCCGAGAAATCATCAAGGACCTTGAAGATGTTCCGGGAGATTCTGCCCAAGGCTTCAAAACCATGGCGATTCAAATTGGCCCTACGGGAACCAAAATTCTTTTGGGATCCTTGATAGCCGCTATGCTGGTTTTAGTCGGCATCGTAAGCTTTAAACTTCTAGCGGACAGCACTGGTCCCCTCATTTACACGATTGTCTTAGTCGTAGTACCTTCCGTACTACTCTTGTATCAAGTTCTTACTGCTGAATCGCCTAAAGACTATGGTCGAGCAAGTACCTTGACCAAGGTCATCATGCTGTTTGGAATTGTCTCCATGTGGGCCTTCAATCTGCTGTCTGGGATATGA
- the maf gene encoding septum formation protein Maf, translating into MIREEYPHPIVLGSGSPRRKSLLAELGYTFTIRTSDVDETPPPHLDGRGIAEYLAKHKADHIQTSPEEVLITSDTVVWQNGESLAKPADKEEATEMLIKLSGNTHEVITGVCLRHDGHHHVFSDVTTVTFKKLDVNDIEYYIDTFKPYDKAGAYGIQEWIGMIGIESIEGSYFNVVGLPVQRLDEALRSLVH; encoded by the coding sequence ATGATACGGGAGGAATATCCACACCCCATAGTACTGGGTTCCGGATCGCCCCGCAGGAAGTCATTGCTTGCGGAACTAGGCTATACGTTTACCATTCGGACCAGTGATGTGGACGAAACACCGCCACCCCATTTGGATGGTCGTGGAATTGCCGAGTACCTGGCCAAGCACAAGGCGGATCACATTCAAACCTCCCCGGAAGAGGTCCTCATAACATCAGATACGGTGGTCTGGCAGAACGGAGAGAGTCTGGCTAAACCCGCTGACAAAGAGGAAGCTACAGAGATGCTGATCAAACTAAGCGGAAACACGCATGAGGTGATCACAGGGGTGTGCCTACGGCACGATGGACACCATCACGTCTTTTCAGACGTAACGACGGTTACGTTCAAAAAACTAGACGTGAATGACATCGAATACTACATCGACACCTTTAAGCCTTACGACAAAGCAGGCGCCTATGGAATCCAAGAATGGATTGGGATGATCGGCATAGAAAGCATCGAAGGATCGTACTTCAATGTTGTGGGTCTACCGGTCCAACGACTCGATGAAGCTCTGCGCTCCTTAGTCCACTAA
- a CDS encoding HAD-IIIA family hydrolase — translation MKNYKEHLKNITTFIFDVDGVLTDGRVFVTTEGEQYRNMNIKDGYALQLAVKKGYHVAIISGGNNEGVRVRLKGLGLTDIYLGQRHKMDAFEDLKAIYGLEADEILYMGDDIPDFEVMSQCGLATCPADAAPEIQKISDYVSPRGGGQGCARDVLEQVMKVQGKWMNGDGFEW, via the coding sequence GTGAAGAATTACAAAGAACACCTTAAGAACATCACCACCTTCATCTTTGATGTAGACGGTGTCCTCACCGACGGGCGAGTATTCGTGACCACAGAAGGAGAACAGTACCGGAATATGAACATCAAAGATGGATACGCCCTTCAGCTGGCCGTCAAGAAAGGCTATCATGTGGCCATTATTTCAGGTGGTAATAACGAAGGGGTTCGAGTACGACTTAAAGGCCTCGGGCTTACCGATATTTACCTCGGCCAAAGGCACAAAATGGACGCCTTCGAGGATTTAAAGGCGATTTATGGACTTGAGGCAGATGAAATTCTGTACATGGGTGATGATATTCCGGATTTCGAGGTGATGAGTCAATGTGGATTGGCTACGTGTCCAGCAGATGCCGCACCGGAGATTCAAAAAATCAGCGATTACGTTTCTCCTCGCGGAGGCGGACAAGGTTGTGCACGAGACGTTCTTGAACAGGTGATGAAGGTTCAAGGTAAATGGATGAATGGCGATGGCTTTGAATGGTAA
- a CDS encoding DUF2520 domain-containing protein — MDRIVLIGAGRLAFHLGQALQAVGFDLIGLYNRTADNGKELAEALGAELYLSYDEIPRDADWYLIAVSDSAIPEVSEKLEGVKGLVTHTSGSVDLDVLQVHERRGVFYPLQTFSRQKEVVFHQIPMLIEANSSDSEELLLGAAARISHRVERVDSYQRQYLHLAAVFACNFSNHMYSIAEKLMKQRGMKFDLLHPLIAETTQKALEQGPRSSQTGPAIRKDQEILNKHLTLLDDPLWKDLYTLISQSIVDK, encoded by the coding sequence ATGGATCGCATTGTTCTCATCGGAGCTGGACGGTTGGCCTTTCATTTGGGCCAAGCTCTTCAAGCCGTAGGCTTTGATCTCATAGGGCTTTACAATCGTACTGCAGATAATGGCAAAGAACTAGCGGAAGCTTTAGGTGCAGAGCTCTATCTTTCCTACGATGAGATTCCCCGTGATGCGGACTGGTATCTGATTGCCGTCTCCGATTCGGCCATTCCCGAAGTATCTGAAAAATTAGAGGGTGTAAAAGGTTTGGTAACGCATACCTCGGGTTCTGTTGACTTAGATGTGCTGCAGGTACACGAGCGAAGAGGCGTTTTTTACCCGCTCCAAACGTTCTCGCGTCAAAAGGAAGTCGTATTCCACCAAATACCCATGCTCATCGAAGCAAATTCGTCGGATTCAGAAGAGCTCCTTCTGGGGGCCGCGGCTCGAATCAGTCACCGAGTGGAGCGTGTGGACAGCTATCAGCGCCAATACTTGCATCTTGCAGCGGTTTTCGCCTGTAACTTCAGCAACCATATGTACAGCATTGCCGAAAAGCTGATGAAACAACGCGGAATGAAGTTCGACTTGCTTCATCCATTGATCGCTGAGACCACACAAAAAGCTTTAGAACAGGGTCCAAGATCCTCTCAAACGGGCCCCGCAATCCGAAAAGATCAGGAGATCCTTAACAAGCACTTGACCTTGTTGGATGATCCCCTCTGGAAAGATCTTTATACCTTAATCAGCCAAAGTATCGTTGATAAGTAA